TAAATTCAATACGCAGCCTGaatgtttatataatttacTTACTTTATTTGATTTCAGATCACACAGTTAAAAATCGACAATAATCCGTTTGCCAAGGGATTCCGTGACACAGGGAATGGTAGAAGAGAAAAGAGGTAAGATTTCTTGGGGGGTGGGAGCATAAATCACTTCACCGCTATAGGCTCTATATCTGCAAAACCTTAGAAGCTCTGTGATTCTAGCAGAAAACCATGGTCTCATTAAATTGTTGCTGCTATTACAGCCCAGATATTATACACAGGAATGTTAAAAAGCCCAGTTCATTCCAGCTAAACGTGGAATTCAATACTCAATTCGCcttgtatttatacatttgggGCTCTGTCGGAACTAGACGTCTGATATtaggaaaacaaatggaaaagttGGCACGTTTCAGGAGTAATTTGTGTGAGAGTGAGGTTTTTGACCTGCATGCATCACTTCTCAAATTATTTAGCtagttaacaaaaaaaaaagtctgctttCTGGTCAATTTATTTAGCCCTAAGCGTGTCATATGACTGATTAGCTATTTTAAAAGGAAGAAATATCTACAAATTTGGGTTTGTAAAATTCAACTGACTAATCGATAAAGTCGGGCGTTATACTGCAGCGGTAAAGCGAAATCCATGAACTACACACTGATAAATGCACTTAAATACACATCAGTTCTTTAAACCTTTTTCAGATCTACTACATTGGTGTTGGTAGATGTCTTTCCCGCTCGTCAATGTGAATGTATTCAAACAGGGGGATAATTTGTGTGTTAAATTGAACAATCTATAACCTATATCGAAGTGTTACTGTGTTGAAAATACGTTTATAGTAACACACATACTTAGGCTTACTTTACATACACGCATATGCACAAGCAATTTGACAGGTAAGCATGTTTACTAAAGCAAGCAtgaatttgttttgaatgtacAGGAAACAGTTGGCTTTGCAGTCCATGAGGTCCTATGAGGAGCAGCAGAAAAAAGACAACGCGACGTCCGACGACTCCTCTGGGGAGCAGGCGTCGTTCAAGTGCTTCGGACAGACCTTATCTCCTGCGGTCAGGGCCCCGAACCTGAAAGGTCAGCGAGATCAGGGTATCCTGTCAAGGGAAACTTCTTTATTGGGCTGAAGGAAACGGAGTCGAGGGTAGTTTGATAGTTTTGGGGAGAGAAGTATGTTCTCGTCTGTATAATACGCCAGGCAAACCCAAATAGCTAAGCTGCCATAAAACAGAGTGAGGTTGAAAGGGAAACTTGGACATTTCCTTTAAAAAGCAAGCTGCTAATTGGGGGGTTTAATTGGACCACTGGAGATATATTTAATGGAATAATTGTAATAGACCCGTAGACGTAATGATGTCTATTTTTAATCatcatagttttatttttttatttcaccacATACAATTTAAGATTCACAAAACCCAGTGGTTGCTATATAGCCTACTATGAAAAcggttaaattatattaaagcaTATTTGATGATTACAAAGCTTTTTACGATGGAACTTTATCTTTTTCTGAAAGGTAGTTATAGTGTGGGGAATATAAATTCACGTGAAATTTAGTGTTTAGTAAAATCTGAGTTGCAATATAGTTATACTGACCAAGAACACATATAAATGACAAGTTATAAAGAAGCAAACACACTATCACTAAAAGGTTTCCATAAATACAGAGACTGATTTGTGTGTATAAAAAAGTCGATTTGTGACCACAACCAAATTAATATATCAAAGAACTAAGTGATATATAATGGTATGAACTTATTTACTTTACAATTATGTTTATAAACGTCTTACTGGCAGTCCCCAGATTTTCATTTGCCCCATCTCATTCTAGCCAATTACTATTCTACTTTTAATGTCAGTATGATAATGTTATTTTCCCAAAAACCCGTGCCCTAGAAGGTTCATGCCTCTTGCTGCTTGATTTTCTCTCATAATATATCTAAGCGCACCCAAACTATTAgattttgacaatttatattatGTGAAAATATGTGATTAACACAATGGGAAACaactcatttttaaaatgtacggCTTTTAACAGACGTCTGTGAGAGCGATGAGGACAGCGACGAGGAGAGCAAAGATGGAAACGTCCAAGACGGGCCGGACTCGGGTAAAATTTCCACCACCACTGAGGATGTGAAAGATACGGAGACCAGCCCTACCAAAAGCCACCTATTTGCCGGTACAGACTCTACCAGCAGGGTCAGAGAGGACACGGCCAGGACTGAGAAAAGCCCAGCCGACTCCAGGCAAAGCCCCGTCACCATCATCTCCAGTACTACGCGCTCTCTAAGCGGAGAAGATCTTAAGAGTCCCATTCGAGATCACCCCAAACAGGACGAATGTCGGGCTATGAGCAAAGAGAATTACGTGCCCTTGACGGTTCAAACGGACAGCAGCCCGCACCTTAGCCAGGGCCCATTACACAATTTTGGATTTCCACCTGGCTTGGCGGGGCAGCAGTTTTTCAATCCCTTAGGGGGCGcccatcctttcctcttgcaCCCCAGCCAGTTCAACATGGGAAGCGCTTTCACGAATATGGCGGCCGCAGGTATGGGTCCTTTACTGGCCGCGGTATCTTCTGGGGGTGTTAGCACCATGGACACCGCCAGCATTGCTTCCTCGCAGGGACTCACGGGATCATCAGGACTGCCCTTTCACCTCCAACAACACGTACTGGCATCACAGGTAAATATGTTATATTACTATTGGTCGTTATGAGTAGGCCTATTGTAGTGGGCCTAGTAACATTATAGTTGCACTGATGCTCTGGTTATTAGGTGTATATTTCTAACCTATAAAGAAGAACATAAccagtttataaataaaatacctaaTTAGACGTAACTATTCATGGTATTGCAAATGTTTTCGCTTGGAACTGTATGTTTGGTTTATGTATAAGACGACAAAATACTTTTAGGACTGATGTGGCTGTTAGGTAACCtaaacaatttttatttttattttagtgtatGTGGTTTTATTCGATTAACTGGCTTATTTGTATAGTTCTCCCCCGACAAAGCCTTATGCAAACTAAATGCTTAATGCAAAGACACGTGGTGTATTGGTTATCTAAGCTcctcatcccccccccccccccccccccaacaagtAACATTGTGAAAAGAAAGTTAATTATTGCAATTAGCCAATCAGGATTAGCACGGTAGAGTTCAATTTTGATGCGActgtaataatgaaaatattcaCCTTTTTGATTGGATATGGCACATGTTAATTAGTCAAAAGAAAAGTCCTTTCTTCgcaacatttttaattaagtgtGGAGTGCCTTATTAGGATGCAAGATCGATCAAAACGTAGGATACTTTCTCATTCTAACCTTAATCCAAGCGCTTCTAGAACTCTTGGTTTATGACTAAAAGTGCTGTATTTAATGGTTATGGTTGATCAAAATAACGACTGTTATAGGGCTACATTAATTTTGATATTGCTTATTAAAAACGTAGGCATATGTAGTGAATATATTAATTGGTagattaatataatttataataagcCTTTGACAATTGTAGGTCCATAGCctaaaataatgttataatccctaactgttttttgtgctgtacggtaattttacatttaaatgtatattttaaaagcactaAGCACCGACAGCTCTTTCATTAATTCTTTGACTTTGCAAGCGGTGAATTAATCTGAGCTTTGTATTATACAATAGATGTAATAAtctttcattttaatgcaggcAGATAATTAGAACTACATTTCTGAGATGTGTAAGATGATAACTAAATGGATTATTTGAcggaacaacaacaataaaggaAATTAGAGGGAAGGggacgacacacacacacacatatatatgcgcCGGCTGTCTGCTCGAGGTGCTGCTTCAGAATATAGGCCTATAGGCTATAGCCCATAAGCCTGAACGAAAAGTGTCCAGAACCAGTATGATATCAGCCTAATGCAGCCAGTCTCCAATGCGTTTAATTGGCTTGTCTTGTTTGCAGGGCCTGGCGATGTCTCCATTCGGAAGCCTTTTCCCTTATCCTTACACCTATATGGCGGCAGCTGCGGCCGCCTCGTCGGCGGCGTCCTCCTCCGTACACCGCCACCCGTTTCTGAACGCGGTGCGCCCCCGGCTGCGGTACAGCCCCTATTCAATCCCCATGAGTCTACCGGACAGCAGCACTTTGCTGACCACAGCCCTTCCCTCTATGGTCAACAGCGCCATGGAGCTCAAAGCCAACAGCATGGCCACAAGCCCGGTGTCGGCTACCCTGGACTCCACGTCTGAGGTGAACAGCAGGTCCTCCACTATATCATCGGGCTCCGTTTC
This sequence is a window from Amia ocellicauda isolate fAmiCal2 chromosome 17, fAmiCal2.hap1, whole genome shotgun sequence. Protein-coding genes within it:
- the tbx3a gene encoding T-box transcription factor TBX3a, translating into MSLPMRDPVIPGTSMAYHPFLPHRAPDFAMSAMLGHQPPFFPALALPPNGAAALSLPGALGKPIMDQLVGAAETGLHFSSLSHQAAAAHLRPLKTLEPEEEVEDDPKVHLEAKELWEQFHKRGTEMVITKSGRRMFPPFKVRCTGLDKKAKYILLMDIVAADDCRYKFHNSRWMVAGKADPEMPKRMYIHPDSPATGEQWMSKVVNFHKLKLTNNISDKHGFTILNSMHKYQPRFHIVRANDILKLPYSTFRTYVFPETEFIAVTAYQNDKITQLKIDNNPFAKGFRDTGNGRREKRKQLALQSMRSYEEQQKKDNATSDDSSGEQASFKCFGQTLSPAVRAPNLKDVCESDEDSDEESKDGNVQDGPDSGKISTTTEDVKDTETSPTKSHLFAGTDSTSRVREDTARTEKSPADSRQSPVTIISSTTRSLSGEDLKSPIRDHPKQDECRAMSKENYVPLTVQTDSSPHLSQGPLHNFGFPPGLAGQQFFNPLGGAHPFLLHPSQFNMGSAFTNMAAAGMGPLLAAVSSGGVSTMDTASIASSQGLTGSSGLPFHLQQHVLASQGLAMSPFGSLFPYPYTYMAAAAAASSAASSSVHRHPFLNAVRPRLRYSPYSIPMSLPDSSTLLTTALPSMVNSAMELKANSMATSPVSATLDSTSEVNSRSSTISSGSVSLSPKTCSEKDSTNELQSIQRLVSGLDSKPDRPRSVSP